The Vitis vinifera cultivar Pinot Noir 40024 chromosome 12, ASM3070453v1 genome has a segment encoding these proteins:
- the LOC109121427 gene encoding AAA-ATPase At3g28580 produces the protein MGETLGNLGSVMATLMFIWAMFRQYFPCDLIEKYSHRLMKFFYPHIQITFDEYGRGHFMRHEFYTAIETYLSSNTADQANRLKANTAKNNQSLVLTIDDGEEVEDEFEGVKLWWTPRTITAETRTSRSYEQPDEKRYYRLTFHKKHRDLITKKYLSHVLRVGKAIKVRTRQRKLYTNSWSMWSHVVFDHPATFQTLAMEADKKRELIEDLVSFSKAEDFYARIGKAWKRGYLLYGPPGTGKSTMIAAMANLLLYDVYDLELTAVSDNTMLRKLLMQIPSKSITVIEDIDCSLNLTGQRKKMKENKAAEEEEKDPIKKQAKVRDSDEGKTSKVTLSGLLNFIDGLWSASKGERLIVFTTNYMEKLDPALIRRGRMDKHIELSYCSFESFKVLAKNYLELDSHHLFDTIERLLGESKVTPADVAEHLMPKTSVADVETSLKSLVQALEMAKEEAMLKAKEEGKDKEEGKEESSAREED, from the coding sequence atggggGAGACGCTGGGGAATTTGGGGTCTGTAATGGCGACATTGATGTTCATCTGGGCTATGTTCCGGCAATACTTCCCTTGCGACCTCATCGAAAAATACTCCCACAGATTGATGAAGTTTTTCTACCCTCACATCCAAATCACTTTCGATGAATACGGCAGAGGTCATTTCATGCGCCATGAATTCTACACCGCCATCGAGACCTACCTCAGCTCCAATACCGCCGACCAAGCCAACCGCCTCAAAGCCAACACCGCCAAAAACAACCAGTCACTGGTTCTCACCATTGATGACGGTGAAGAGGTTGAAGATGAGTTTGAGGGAGTGAAGCTGTGGTGGACTCCAAGGACGATCACAGCCGAAACTCGGACCTCCCGCTCCTATGAGCAGCCGGATGAGAAGAGGTACTACCGGCTGACTTTCCACAAGAAACACCGGGATTTGATCACCAAGAAGTACCTCAGTCATGTGTTGAGGGTAGGGAAGGCGATTAAGGTCAGAACCCGGCAGCGGAAGCTTTATACCAACAGTTGGTCGATGTGGAGCCATGTGGTTTTTGATCACCCTGCAACTTTTCAAACGCTTGCCATGGAGGCTGATAAGAAGAGGGAGCTGATCGAGGACTTGGTTTCTTTCAGCAAGGCTGAAGATTTCTATGCAAGAATTGGGAAAGCTTGGAAGCGGGGTTACCTCCTTTATGGCCCTCCTGGGACGGGAAAATCTACCATGATTGCTGCCATGGCGAATCTGTTGCTGTACGACGTCTATGATCTTGAACTGACGGCGGTCAGTGACAACACCATGCTGAGGAAGCTGCTGATGCAGATTCCGAGCAAGTCCATCACTGTGATTGAGGACATCGACTGCTCCCTCAACTTGACGGGtcagaggaagaagatgaaggagaACAAGGCGGCCGAGGAGGAAGAGAAGGACCCCATTAAAAAACAAGCGAAGGTAAGAGACTCTGATGAAGGGAAAACCAGCAAGGTGACTCTCTCCGGGCTGTTGAACTTCATTGACGGCCTTTGGTCGGCCTCCAAGGGGGAAAGGCTAATAGTGTTCACGACGAACTACATGGAGAAGCTCGACCCAGCTCTGATTCGGCGAGGAAGGATGGACAAGCACATCGAATTGTCATACTGCAGCTTTGAATCATTCAAGGTGCTGGCGAAGAACTATCTGGAGCTTGATTCCCACCACCTGTTCGACACGATTGAGAGGCTGTTGGGGGAAAGTAAAGTGACCCCAGCTGATGTTGCTGAGCATTTGATGCCTAAGACAAGTGTGGCTGATGTTGAAACAAGCTTGAAGAGCCTGGTTCAGGCATTGGAGATGGCCAAGGAAGAAGCAATGTTGAAGGCCAAGGAAGAAGGCAAAGACAAGGAAGAAGGCAAAGAGGAGTCATCTGCTAGGGAAGAAGATTGA